One segment of Streptomyces sp. NBC_00576 DNA contains the following:
- a CDS encoding phytoene desaturase family protein, with translation MLDAVVVGAGPNGLTAAVELARRGFSVAVFEARDTVGGGARTEELTLTGFRHDPCSAAHPLGVNSPAFRAMPLDRYGLEWLHADLPMAHPFPDGTAAVLSRSVAETAASFGPRDAGAYRRLVEPFLSKWDTLAHDFMSLPLTSLPRDPVTLARFGLAGLPPSTWLMRRFRDERAKALFAGLVGHVMAPLDGVATGAVGLVFALAAHARGWPVARGGSQSISDALTAYLTDLGGTVHTGYEVKRLDDLPPARAYVFDTSPTALARIAGFGGYYERYRYGAGVFKIDYALDGPVPWTAKEARTATTVQVAADSAEIGTALRVASREGRAPDTPFLITVQPSIVDPSRAPDGKQVFWAYGHVPNGWTGDLTDAIERQLERFAPGFRDRVLARATAGPPQLAARNANYVGGDIGSGAASGLQLMLRPKLSLFPYATPHPAVFICSSATPPGPGVHGMSGHNAAKAVWRRLRQA, from the coding sequence ATGCTCGATGCGGTCGTGGTGGGAGCAGGGCCCAACGGGCTCACGGCTGCCGTGGAGCTGGCCCGGCGGGGCTTCTCCGTGGCCGTCTTCGAGGCGCGCGACACCGTCGGCGGCGGCGCCCGCACGGAGGAGCTGACGCTGACCGGCTTCCGTCACGACCCGTGCTCGGCGGCGCACCCGCTGGGTGTCAACTCCCCGGCGTTCAGGGCGATGCCGCTGGACAGATACGGGCTGGAGTGGCTGCACGCCGACCTGCCCATGGCGCACCCCTTCCCGGACGGCACGGCCGCGGTCCTGTCCCGTTCCGTCGCCGAGACGGCCGCCTCCTTCGGGCCACGGGACGCGGGCGCGTACCGCAGGCTGGTCGAGCCGTTCCTCAGTAAGTGGGACACGCTGGCCCACGACTTCATGTCCCTGCCACTGACCTCGCTGCCCCGCGACCCGGTCACCCTCGCCCGCTTCGGCCTGGCCGGCCTGCCGCCCTCGACCTGGCTGATGCGCCGCTTCCGCGACGAGCGGGCGAAAGCCCTGTTCGCAGGCCTCGTCGGACACGTCATGGCCCCCCTCGACGGAGTGGCCACCGGCGCCGTGGGCCTGGTTTTCGCCCTGGCGGCACACGCCCGCGGCTGGCCGGTCGCGCGCGGTGGCTCCCAGTCGATCTCCGACGCGCTCACCGCGTATCTGACGGACCTCGGCGGCACAGTCCACACCGGCTACGAGGTCAAGCGGCTGGACGACCTGCCACCCGCGCGTGCGTACGTCTTCGACACCTCACCCACCGCACTGGCCCGCATCGCGGGCTTCGGCGGCTACTACGAGCGCTATCGCTACGGCGCGGGCGTCTTCAAGATCGACTACGCGCTGGACGGCCCCGTGCCCTGGACGGCGAAGGAGGCCCGCACGGCCACCACCGTCCAGGTCGCTGCGGACAGCGCCGAGATCGGCACCGCCCTGCGCGTCGCCTCCCGCGAGGGCCGGGCCCCCGACACCCCCTTCCTGATCACCGTGCAGCCGAGCATCGTCGACCCCTCCCGGGCACCCGACGGCAAGCAGGTCTTCTGGGCCTACGGACACGTCCCGAACGGCTGGACGGGCGACCTCACCGACGCCATCGAACGCCAACTGGAACGCTTCGCCCCCGGCTTCCGTGACCGGGTCCTCGCCCGCGCCACCGCCGGACCGCCCCAACTGGCGGCCCGCAACGCCAACTACGTCGGCGGCGACATCGGCTCCGGCGCGGCGAGCGGCCTCCAGCTCATGCTGCGCCCCAAGCTCTCCCTGTTCCCGTACGCCACCCCGCACCCGGCCGTCTTCATCTGCTCCTCGGCCACCCCGCCGGGCCCCGGCGTGCACGGCATGTCGGGACACAACGCGGCGAAGGCCGTCTGGCGAAGGCTGAGGCAAGCATGA
- a CDS encoding inositol monophosphatase family protein: MIEENETIEEFLARHASDVEEAVRQAAAAEIMPRFRQLAAHEVDQKSGPHDLVTDADRKAELYLTEVLPKLLPGSVVVGEEAVHANPASYEAIQGEAPVWIVDPVDGTRQFVHGDPGFCTLVALAHRGVLRASWTFAPARDQLATAIRGQGAFLDGTPLYAGSPEPGSDLQVATSHPDYTTDEQKRALLGLWTEGVRPRACGSAGLEYLAVARGELDATAFSWEAAWDHAAGILLVEEAGGAHLTRAGEPFRITGGNMLPFTAARDAATARRVVELLSGGA, encoded by the coding sequence ATGATCGAAGAAAACGAAACCATCGAAGAGTTTCTCGCCAGGCACGCGTCCGATGTCGAAGAAGCGGTCCGCCAGGCGGCGGCCGCGGAGATCATGCCGCGCTTCCGTCAGCTCGCCGCCCACGAGGTCGACCAGAAGAGCGGCCCGCACGACCTGGTGACGGACGCCGACCGCAAGGCCGAGCTGTATCTCACCGAGGTGCTGCCCAAGCTGCTGCCCGGCTCCGTCGTGGTCGGCGAGGAGGCGGTGCACGCCAACCCCGCTTCGTACGAGGCGATACAGGGCGAGGCGCCCGTCTGGATCGTCGATCCGGTGGACGGCACCCGGCAGTTCGTCCACGGCGACCCCGGCTTCTGCACGCTCGTCGCGCTCGCACACCGTGGCGTCCTGCGCGCCTCGTGGACGTTCGCCCCGGCCCGCGATCAGCTCGCCACGGCGATCCGCGGACAGGGCGCCTTCCTCGACGGCACACCCCTGTACGCGGGCTCGCCCGAGCCCGGCAGCGACCTCCAGGTGGCCACCTCCCACCCGGACTACACGACGGACGAGCAGAAGCGTGCGCTGCTCGGCCTGTGGACAGAAGGCGTCCGGCCCCGTGCCTGCGGCTCGGCGGGCCTGGAGTATCTGGCCGTCGCCCGGGGCGAGTTGGACGCCACCGCGTTCTCCTGGGAGGCCGCCTGGGACCACGCGGCAGGCATCCTCCTCGTCGAGGAGGCCGGCGGCGCCCACCTGACCCGCGCGGGCGAGCCGTTCCGCATAACCGGCGGCAACATGCTGCCCTTCACCGCGGCACGCGACGCGGCCACGGCTCGCCGGGTGGTGGAACTGCTGTCGGGCGGAGCCTGA
- a CDS encoding gamma-glutamyltransferase family protein translates to MFTTRPTLQGTFGMVSSTHWLASQSAMAVLEDGGNAYDAAVAAGFVLHVVEPHLNGPGGEVPIIIAPAGGEVRVLCGQGVAPAGATIAHYRGLGLDLVPGTGPLAAAVPGAFDAWLLLLRDHGTKPLADVLQYAIGYAEDGHAPVENIGATVETVRELFETEWPSSADVYLPGGQAPRPGELFRNPALAATWQRLLARIAGAGDRIAQIEAAREVWRTGFIAEALVRQSARPTLDTSGEHHTGTLRAADLASWSATYEAPATYDWHGWTLCKAGPWSQGPAFLQQLALLPPQLPAYESADYVHLLIEGCKLAMADREAWYGDASGGADVPLDELLSDAYNAARRTLVGGKASYELRPGSPGGHTPRLCAHARVVATDEPGFSPLGAGEPTVAVGGAPGAGEPTVAKPPTSPVRGEPTVAADGRTRGDTCHLDVVDRWGNMVAATPSGGWLQSNPVVPELGFPLGTRLQMTWLEEGLPNSLTPGRRPRTTLTPSVALRDGVPVLAFGTPGGDQQDQWQLHFFLAVALRPKVRGGLDLQGAIDAPNWHNDSFPGSFYPRGMRPGSVTVEARMPGGVVDELRRRGHDVTIGDGWSEGRMCAVARDPETGVLSAAANPRGMQGYAVGR, encoded by the coding sequence GTGTTCACCACCCGACCCACGCTCCAGGGCACCTTCGGGATGGTGTCCTCCACGCACTGGCTGGCCTCGCAGTCGGCGATGGCCGTCCTGGAGGACGGCGGCAACGCGTACGACGCCGCCGTCGCCGCGGGCTTCGTCCTGCACGTCGTCGAACCGCACCTCAACGGACCCGGCGGTGAGGTGCCGATCATCATCGCCCCGGCCGGCGGCGAGGTGCGGGTGCTGTGCGGGCAGGGCGTCGCGCCCGCCGGCGCCACGATCGCGCACTACCGGGGACTGGGGCTCGATCTCGTACCCGGCACCGGACCCCTCGCCGCTGCCGTGCCCGGTGCCTTCGACGCCTGGCTGCTCCTGCTCCGCGACCACGGCACCAAGCCGCTCGCCGACGTCCTGCAGTACGCCATCGGGTACGCCGAGGACGGGCACGCGCCCGTGGAGAACATCGGCGCGACCGTCGAGACCGTACGGGAACTGTTCGAGACGGAGTGGCCCTCCTCCGCGGACGTGTATCTCCCCGGCGGCCAGGCGCCCCGCCCCGGCGAGCTGTTCCGGAATCCCGCCCTGGCCGCCACCTGGCAGCGCCTGCTCGCCCGGATCGCCGGGGCGGGCGACCGCATCGCCCAGATCGAGGCGGCACGGGAGGTCTGGCGGACCGGCTTCATCGCCGAGGCGCTCGTCCGGCAGTCCGCGCGGCCCACCCTCGACACCAGCGGCGAGCACCACACCGGCACGCTGAGAGCCGCCGACCTCGCCTCCTGGTCCGCGACCTACGAAGCCCCCGCGACCTACGACTGGCACGGCTGGACCCTCTGCAAGGCCGGCCCCTGGAGCCAGGGCCCGGCCTTCCTCCAGCAACTCGCGCTCCTCCCGCCACAGCTGCCCGCGTACGAGTCCGCCGACTACGTCCACCTCCTGATCGAGGGCTGCAAGCTCGCCATGGCGGACCGCGAGGCCTGGTACGGGGACGCGTCCGGCGGGGCCGACGTGCCGCTCGACGAACTGCTGTCCGACGCCTACAACGCGGCCCGGCGGACCCTCGTCGGGGGCAAGGCCTCCTACGAGCTCCGTCCCGGCAGCCCCGGCGGGCACACACCCCGACTGTGCGCGCACGCGCGCGTGGTGGCGACGGACGAGCCCGGTTTCAGCCCGCTGGGGGCCGGGGAGCCGACGGTCGCGGTCGGTGGCGCGCCGGGGGCCGGTGAGCCCACGGTGGCCAAGCCTCCGACCTCCCCGGTGCGGGGCGAGCCCACCGTCGCCGCCGACGGGCGCACCCGGGGCGACACCTGCCACCTCGACGTCGTCGACCGCTGGGGCAACATGGTCGCGGCCACACCCAGCGGCGGCTGGCTCCAGTCCAACCCCGTCGTACCCGAACTGGGCTTCCCCCTCGGCACCAGGCTCCAGATGACCTGGCTGGAGGAGGGCCTGCCGAACTCCCTCACCCCGGGTCGCCGCCCCCGGACCACTCTCACCCCCTCCGTCGCGCTGCGCGACGGGGTGCCGGTGCTGGCGTTCGGTACACCTGGTGGGGACCAGCAGGACCAGTGGCAGCTGCACTTCTTCCTCGCGGTCGCCCTGCGCCCCAAGGTGCGCGGCGGCCTGGATCTCCAGGGCGCGATCGACGCCCCGAACTGGCACAACGACAGCTTCCCGGGTTCGTTCTACCCGCGCGGCATGCGCCCGGGCAGTGTCACCGTGGAGGCGCGTATGCCGGGCGGGGTGGTCGATGAACTGCGCCGCCGGGGGCACGACGTGACGATCGGCGACGGCTGGTCCGAGGGCCGGATGTGCGCGGTCGCCCGGGACCCGGAGACGGGTGTGCTGTCGGCGGCGGCGAATCCGCGGGGGATGCAGGGGTACGCGGTCGGGCGCTGA
- a CDS encoding class I SAM-dependent methyltransferase → MSSTSPTTDDTPAELPAVREEILAYYARGKEDARIRRGSGRLEFWRTQEVLRRLLPTAPARVLDVGGGSGVHAEWLARDGYEVELVDPVPLHLEQAARLPGVTVRLGDARALPTDDASRDVVLMLGPLYHLPERPDRVKALGEALRVVRPGGLVVAATINRHAALHDLLKEEYYFDPAHRVHTDEVSATGRHADDGGLFTTAYFAEPTEVPAEFSEAGLVPEGQYGLEGVAWLMGGVEQWLDDPERREAVMSATRRIESEPALLGASGHVLTAGRRRP, encoded by the coding sequence ATGTCCTCCACATCACCCACCACAGACGACACGCCTGCCGAACTCCCCGCCGTACGGGAAGAGATCCTCGCCTACTACGCGCGCGGCAAGGAGGACGCCCGGATCCGGCGGGGTTCCGGTCGGCTGGAGTTCTGGCGGACCCAGGAAGTGCTCCGACGGCTGCTGCCCACGGCTCCCGCGCGCGTGCTGGACGTCGGCGGAGGCAGCGGCGTGCACGCGGAGTGGCTGGCGCGGGACGGGTACGAGGTCGAGCTGGTCGATCCCGTGCCGCTGCATCTGGAGCAGGCGGCGCGGTTGCCCGGTGTCACCGTGCGGCTCGGGGACGCCCGTGCGCTGCCCACGGACGACGCCTCCCGCGACGTGGTCCTGATGCTGGGGCCGCTGTACCACCTGCCCGAACGGCCCGACCGGGTAAAGGCGTTGGGTGAGGCGCTGCGGGTCGTCCGGCCCGGGGGACTGGTGGTCGCGGCCACCATCAACCGGCACGCCGCGCTGCACGACCTGCTCAAGGAGGAGTACTACTTCGACCCGGCGCACCGGGTTCACACGGACGAGGTCAGCGCCACCGGACGACACGCTGACGACGGGGGCCTGTTCACGACCGCCTACTTTGCCGAACCGACCGAAGTCCCGGCCGAGTTCAGCGAGGCCGGACTCGTCCCGGAGGGCCAGTACGGGCTGGAGGGCGTCGCGTGGCTCATGGGCGGTGTCGAGCAGTGGCTGGACGACCCGGAACGCCGCGAGGCCGTCATGTCCGCGACCCGCCGCATCGAGTCCGAGCCGGCGCTGCTCGGTGCGAGCGGTCACGTGCTCACGGCGGGACGGCGTCGCCCGTAG
- a CDS encoding NCS1 family nucleobase:cation symporter-1 → MTDTAPTAIPPSSQLTLPDGRVEISPGAPVPSGPYANEDLLPVPVEKRTWNTYNFSALWVGMAHNTASWTLASGLIAVGMDWKQAVLTIALANVIVLIPMLLTGHAGPKYGIPFPVFARASFGVRGANLPAVVRALVACGWFGIQTWIGGEAIYFLAGKLIGNGWSDAGKVGGYAWTMWLSFAIFWAIQVAIIYRGMETIRRFENWAAPFVLLGAGVMLWWMASKAGGFGPLLDQPSKVGYGADFWKIFAPALMGMIGFWSTLSLNIPDFTRYGKSQKAQTWGQALGLPTTMTLFAFLSVMVTSGSQAVYGEAIWDPVQLAAKTDNVFGLLFALVTVLVATLSVNVAANLVSPAFDFSNIAPRKISFRAGALATCVLGVLIFPWKLYSDPQGYIFTWLGLVGGLLGTVAGILIADYWILRRGKLDLADLYSAGGRYWYDNGWNWRAVVAFLVGGVLAVGGANFAPLIDGRPIPALSSLADYGWAVGLGTSMVLYLALMLASGKAKTGLQEKTTV, encoded by the coding sequence ATGACCGACACCGCTCCCACGGCCATACCGCCGTCCTCCCAACTCACCCTCCCCGACGGCCGGGTGGAGATCTCCCCCGGCGCGCCCGTTCCCAGCGGGCCGTACGCCAACGAGGACCTGCTGCCGGTTCCGGTCGAGAAGCGCACCTGGAACACGTACAACTTCTCGGCTCTCTGGGTGGGCATGGCCCACAACACGGCCTCCTGGACCCTCGCTTCGGGTCTGATCGCCGTGGGCATGGACTGGAAGCAGGCCGTGCTCACGATCGCCCTGGCGAACGTGATCGTGCTGATCCCGATGCTGCTCACCGGGCACGCCGGGCCCAAGTACGGCATCCCCTTCCCCGTCTTCGCCCGCGCCTCCTTCGGGGTGCGCGGCGCCAACCTCCCCGCCGTCGTACGGGCGTTGGTGGCGTGCGGCTGGTTCGGCATCCAGACCTGGATCGGCGGCGAGGCGATCTACTTCCTCGCCGGAAAGCTCATCGGCAACGGCTGGAGCGACGCCGGGAAGGTCGGCGGCTACGCCTGGACGATGTGGCTGTCCTTCGCCATCTTCTGGGCGATCCAGGTCGCCATCATCTACCGGGGCATGGAGACCATCCGCCGGTTCGAGAACTGGGCCGCGCCCTTCGTGCTCCTCGGCGCCGGCGTGATGCTGTGGTGGATGGCGAGCAAGGCCGGCGGCTTCGGTCCGCTGCTCGACCAGCCCTCCAAGGTGGGCTACGGCGCGGACTTCTGGAAGATCTTCGCGCCCGCCCTCATGGGCATGATCGGCTTCTGGTCCACGCTGTCCCTGAACATCCCGGACTTCACCCGCTACGGGAAGAGCCAGAAGGCCCAGACGTGGGGGCAGGCGCTCGGTCTGCCGACCACGATGACGCTGTTCGCGTTCCTGTCCGTCATGGTCACCTCGGGCTCGCAGGCCGTGTACGGCGAGGCCATCTGGGACCCGGTACAGCTCGCCGCCAAGACCGACAACGTCTTCGGGCTGCTGTTCGCCCTGGTCACCGTGCTGGTCGCGACCCTGTCCGTGAACGTCGCGGCCAACCTGGTCTCCCCGGCCTTCGACTTCTCCAACATCGCGCCGCGCAAGATCAGCTTCCGGGCCGGTGCGCTCGCCACCTGCGTACTCGGCGTCCTGATCTTCCCGTGGAAGCTGTACTCCGACCCGCAGGGCTACATCTTCACCTGGCTCGGCCTGGTCGGCGGTCTCCTCGGCACGGTCGCCGGCATCCTCATCGCCGACTACTGGATCCTGCGCCGCGGCAAGCTCGACCTCGCCGACCTGTACAGCGCGGGCGGGCGCTACTGGTACGACAACGGCTGGAACTGGCGTGCGGTCGTCGCCTTCCTGGTCGGCGGCGTACTGGCAGTCGGCGGCGCCAACTTCGCGCCGCTGATCGACGGGCGGCCCATCCCGGCACTGTCCTCACTGGCGGACTACGGCTGGGCCGTGGGCCTGGGCACGTCGATGGTGCTCTACCTGGCGCTGATGCTGGCGAGCGGGAAGGCGAAGACCGGGCTGCAGGAGAAGACGACGGTCTGA
- a CDS encoding TIGR03842 family LLM class F420-dependent oxidoreductase, which translates to MDFGLVLQTDPPASRVIELMQRAEGNGFTYGWTFDSAVLWQEPFVIYSQILSSTEKLTVGPMVTNPGTRTWEVTASTFATLNDMFGNRTVCGIGRGDSAMRVAGRTPNTLARISGAMKVIRSLGRGDEADLGGTVIKFPWVRPGAELPVWMAAYGPKALKMTGEEADGFILQLSDLYLTEYMVKTVKDAAVAAGRDPSEVKICVAAPAYITEDDSPEALAHARDQCRWFGGMVGNHVADLVSKYGEHSAAVPEELTDYIKAREGYDYSHHGRADNPDTQFVPDEIVDRFCVIGTPEMHIEKLNKLRELGVDQFAVYDMHDAQEKVIDAYGSTVIPAVNA; encoded by the coding sequence ATGGACTTCGGACTCGTCCTGCAGACCGACCCGCCGGCCTCGCGTGTCATCGAGCTGATGCAGCGCGCCGAGGGCAACGGCTTCACATACGGCTGGACCTTCGACTCCGCCGTGCTGTGGCAGGAACCGTTCGTGATCTACAGTCAGATCCTTTCCAGCACCGAGAAGTTGACGGTCGGCCCGATGGTCACCAACCCGGGCACCCGCACCTGGGAGGTCACCGCCTCCACCTTCGCCACTCTCAACGACATGTTCGGCAACCGCACGGTGTGCGGCATCGGCCGCGGCGACTCCGCGATGCGCGTCGCCGGCCGTACGCCCAACACGCTGGCCCGGATCAGCGGCGCGATGAAGGTCATCCGCTCGCTGGGCCGGGGCGACGAGGCCGACCTCGGCGGTACGGTGATCAAGTTCCCGTGGGTGCGGCCGGGAGCCGAACTCCCCGTCTGGATGGCCGCGTACGGCCCCAAGGCGCTCAAGATGACCGGCGAGGAGGCCGACGGGTTCATCCTCCAGCTCTCCGACCTGTACCTCACCGAATACATGGTGAAGACGGTCAAGGACGCCGCCGTCGCCGCCGGACGTGACCCGTCCGAGGTGAAGATCTGCGTCGCCGCCCCCGCGTACATCACCGAGGACGACTCGCCCGAGGCGCTCGCCCACGCCCGCGACCAGTGCCGCTGGTTCGGCGGGATGGTCGGCAACCACGTCGCCGACCTGGTGTCGAAGTACGGCGAACACTCCGCCGCCGTGCCCGAGGAGCTCACCGACTACATCAAGGCCCGCGAGGGCTACGACTACTCCCACCACGGACGGGCCGACAACCCCGACACCCAGTTCGTGCCCGACGAGATCGTCGACCGGTTCTGCGTCATCGGCACCCCCGAGATGCACATCGAGAAGCTCAACAAACTGCGTGAGCTCGGCGTCGACCAGTTCGCCGTCTACGACATGCACGACGCCCAGGAAAAAGTCATCGACGCCTACGGGTCGACGGTGATCCCGGCCGTGAACGCCTGA
- the hydA gene encoding dihydropyrimidinase, translated as MAGRTLIRGGLVITASDEIHADVLIEDGRIAALATSGSATAEAWTAERTIDATGKYVIPGGVDAHTHMELPFGGTAASDTFETGTRAAAWGGTTTIIDFAVQSVGQSLRDGLDTWNAKADGNCAIDYGFHMIVSDVNQDTLKEMDLLVEEGVTSFKQFMAYPGVFYSDDGQILRAMQRSADNGGLIMMHAENGIAIDVLVEQALARGETDPRYHGEVRKALLEAEATHRAIKLAQVAGAPLYVVHVSAQEAVAELARARDEGLNVFGETCPQYLFLSTDNLAEPDFEGAKYVCSTPLRPKDHQAALWRGLRTNDLQVVSTDHCPFCFEGQKELGRGDFSKIPNGLPGVENRMDLLHQAVVDGHISRRRWIEIACATPARMFGLYPKKGTIAPGADADVVIYDPTAEQIVSAETHHMNVDYSAYEGKRLTGRVETVLSRGELVITEREFTGRAGHGVYTPRSTCQYLN; from the coding sequence ATGGCCGGCCGTACTCTCATCCGTGGCGGACTAGTCATCACCGCGTCCGACGAGATCCACGCCGACGTCCTCATCGAGGACGGCCGAATCGCCGCCCTCGCCACCAGCGGAAGCGCCACGGCAGAGGCCTGGACGGCCGAGCGGACCATAGACGCCACAGGGAAGTACGTCATCCCCGGCGGCGTCGACGCGCACACCCACATGGAACTGCCGTTCGGCGGTACGGCCGCCTCGGACACCTTCGAGACCGGCACCCGGGCCGCCGCCTGGGGCGGTACGACCACCATCATCGACTTCGCCGTGCAGAGCGTCGGCCAGTCGCTGCGCGACGGCCTCGACACCTGGAACGCCAAGGCCGACGGCAACTGCGCCATCGACTACGGCTTCCACATGATCGTCTCCGACGTGAACCAGGACACGCTCAAGGAGATGGACCTGCTGGTCGAGGAGGGCGTCACCTCCTTCAAGCAGTTCATGGCCTACCCGGGCGTCTTCTACAGCGACGACGGCCAGATCCTGCGCGCCATGCAGCGCTCCGCCGACAACGGCGGCCTGATCATGATGCACGCCGAGAACGGCATCGCGATCGACGTCCTCGTCGAACAGGCCCTGGCCCGCGGCGAGACCGACCCCCGCTACCACGGCGAGGTCCGCAAGGCCCTCCTCGAAGCCGAGGCCACGCACCGCGCCATCAAGCTCGCGCAGGTCGCCGGCGCTCCCCTGTACGTCGTGCACGTCTCGGCGCAGGAGGCAGTCGCCGAGCTGGCACGGGCGCGCGACGAGGGGCTCAACGTCTTCGGCGAGACCTGCCCGCAGTACCTGTTCCTGTCGACCGACAACCTCGCCGAACCCGACTTCGAGGGCGCGAAGTACGTGTGCAGCACGCCACTTCGGCCCAAGGACCACCAGGCCGCGCTCTGGCGGGGCCTGCGGACCAACGACCTCCAGGTCGTCTCCACGGACCACTGCCCGTTCTGCTTCGAGGGCCAGAAGGAACTGGGACGCGGCGACTTCTCGAAGATCCCCAACGGCCTCCCGGGCGTCGAGAACCGCATGGACCTCCTCCACCAGGCCGTCGTCGACGGGCACATCAGCCGCCGCCGCTGGATCGAGATCGCCTGCGCCACCCCGGCCCGGATGTTCGGCCTCTACCCGAAGAAGGGCACCATCGCCCCGGGCGCCGACGCCGACGTCGTGATCTACGACCCGACGGCCGAGCAGATCGTCTCCGCCGAGACGCACCACATGAACGTCGACTACTCGGCGTACGAGGGCAAGCGGCTCACCGGCCGCGTCGAGACCGTCCTGTCGCGCGGCGAACTGGTCATCACCGAGCGGGAGTTCACCGGACGCGCGGGCCACGGCGTCTACACCCCCCGCTCCACCTGTCAGTACCTCAACTAG
- a CDS encoding nitrilase-related carbon-nitrogen hydrolase — protein sequence MSRVIRAAIFQTAWTGDKESMIQVHEQAVRDAAAQGAQVMCFQELFYGPYFCQVQDKAFYEYAEQIPNGPIVKRFQALAKELGIVLVLPMYEEEQPGVLYNTAAVIDADGSYLGKYRKHHIPQVNGFWEKFYFRPGNAGWPVFDTAVGKIGVYICYDRHFPEGWRALGLEGAEIVFNPSATSRGLSSYLWQLEQPAAAVANEYFVGAINRVGVEELGDNDFYGTSYFVDPEAQFVGEVASDKETELVVRDLDLAKLREVRDRWQFFRDRRPDAYGPLTAP from the coding sequence ATGAGCAGGGTGATTCGCGCCGCCATTTTCCAGACTGCCTGGACGGGCGACAAGGAGTCGATGATCCAGGTCCACGAGCAGGCGGTCCGCGACGCCGCGGCCCAGGGTGCTCAAGTCATGTGCTTCCAGGAGCTGTTCTACGGCCCGTACTTCTGCCAGGTCCAGGACAAGGCGTTCTACGAGTACGCCGAGCAGATCCCGAACGGCCCGATCGTCAAGCGCTTCCAGGCGCTCGCCAAGGAACTGGGCATCGTCCTCGTCCTGCCCATGTACGAGGAGGAGCAGCCCGGCGTCCTCTACAACACGGCCGCCGTGATCGACGCGGACGGCTCGTACCTCGGCAAGTACCGCAAGCACCACATTCCGCAGGTCAACGGCTTCTGGGAGAAGTTCTACTTCCGCCCGGGCAACGCCGGCTGGCCCGTCTTCGACACCGCCGTGGGCAAGATCGGCGTCTACATCTGCTACGACCGGCACTTCCCGGAGGGCTGGCGTGCGCTGGGCCTCGAAGGCGCCGAGATCGTCTTCAACCCGTCGGCCACCTCGCGCGGCCTGTCCTCCTACCTGTGGCAGCTGGAGCAGCCGGCGGCGGCCGTCGCCAACGAGTACTTCGTCGGCGCGATCAACCGGGTCGGCGTCGAGGAACTCGGCGACAACGACTTCTACGGGACCTCGTACTTCGTGGACCCGGAGGCGCAGTTCGTCGGCGAGGTGGCGAGCGACAAGGAGACCGAACTCGTCGTCCGCGACCTGGACCTGGCCAAGCTGCGCGAGGTCCGCGACCGCTGGCAGTTCTTCCGCGACCGCCGCCCGGACGCATACGGCCCCCTGACGGCACCGTAA